A DNA window from Anastrepha obliqua isolate idAnaObli1 chromosome 5, idAnaObli1_1.0, whole genome shotgun sequence contains the following coding sequences:
- the LOC129247260 gene encoding angiotensin-converting enzyme: MKKRSVIILQIALHTVLSAASVRAYAADSAGSSKLEARAFFERENELLRQRRRNEFLTSYEYNTNVTEENRKAMIAVATANAAANKEMTHNVIASGYIESPDEDIRRQATILGDLGIDVLPEDDYKELLNAVSSMQSNYATTTVCPYNKEGNCTLQLEPHIQERLSNSRDPKELKHYWREWYNKAGTPMRENFKKYIELSRKAARLNGYTSYADYWIHFYEDPDFESNLDKVYKAILPLYREIHGYVRYRLRAFYGDEIVPENGNIPMHLLGNMWGQQWDNALPLFTPYPEKPFVDVTGELQRQNYTVRKLFELGDQFFQSLGMRALPKSFWDLSVLTRPADREIICHASAWDLYQDSDVRIKMCTEVNTHYLYVVHHELGHIQYYLQYENQPTVFRGAPNPGFHEAVGDVIALSVATPKHLKTIGLSNVDQLDEESRINELFKNALKKIVFLPFAYTMDKYRYAVFRGEVEESKWNCAFWQMRSEFSGVEPPIRRTDDDFDPPAKYHIDADVEYLRYFAAHIFQFQFLKAMCIKSGQYVKGDPEKTLDNCDIYNSKEAGAAFGKFLSLGTSTHWKKTLKEFTGETEMDPSALMEYFEPLTKWLQAENQRLKVPIGWGDTDKSAIFYGLSLYKSQSTVTQRFSLRGALFMRVSSSALSLCNLKLKIEIQKYNLLNMKLIIVALLATLALHSVQANPTDEISAAEYLTNLNKEIARRTNLETEASWAYASNINAENERKKNEISAEVAKFQKQVALDIQKFNWQTFRSEDLRRQFRMLSKLGYSALSESDYAEYLDVMSTMESNFAKVRVCDFNNATKCDLSLDPEVEDIISSSRDPEELKYYWREFYAKAGTAVRPSFEKYVKLNTKAAKLNNFTSGAELWLDEYEDDTIEKQLEDIFDELRPLYQQVHGYVRYRLRQFYGDEIVSEKGPIPMHLLGNMWAQQWSSVADIIAPFPEKPLIDVTNEMVAQGYTPLKMFQLGDDFFQSMNLTKLPQDFWDKSILVKPDDGRDLICHASAWDFFVVDDVRIKQCTRVTMDQFFTVHHELGHIQYFLQYQHLPFLYRNGANPGFHEAVGDVLSLSVSTPKHLELVGLLKNYKRDEEARINQLFLAALDKIVFLPFAFTMDKYRWALFRGEVDKKEWNCAFWKLREEYSGIEPPVVRTENDFDAPAKYHVSADVEYLRYLVSFIIQFQFYKSACIKAGQYDPSNPELPLDNCDIYGSFEAGQAFKNMLSLGASKPWPDALEAFNGERTMSGKAIAEYFEPLREWLEAENKKNNVHIGWSSSDKCVSL; the protein is encoded by the exons ATGAAGAAAAGGAGTGTTATTATACTGCAGATTGCATTGCACACAGTGCTCTCGGCCGCG TCCGTGCGTGCATATGCTGCTGATTCTGCTGGTTCGTCCAAATTGGAAGCGCGTGCTTTTTTCGAACGTGAAAATGAGTTGCTGCGTCAACGTCGTCGCAATGAGTTCCTCACCTCGTACGAATACAACACAAATGTAACAGAGGAAAATCGCAAAGCAATGATTGCTGTAGCCACAGCAAATGCAGCTGCAAATAAGGAGATGACACACAATGTCATCGCATCGGGATATATTGAATCACCCGATGAGGATATCCGACGCCAAGCCACTATTCTTGGCGACTTAGGCATAGATGTGTTGCCTGAAGATGACTATAAGGAATTGTTAAATGCAGTCAGTTCAATGCAGTCAAATTACGCTACTACCACTGTATGCCCATATAATAAGGAGGGGAATTGCACGCTACAATTAGAGCCACACATACAGGAGCGTCTTTCCAATAGTCGCGATCCGAAGGAGTTGAAGCACTACTGGCGCGAGTGGTACAACAAAGCGGGTACGCCAATGCGcgagaatttcaaaaaatatattgagcTGAGCCGCAAGGCAGCGCGTTTGAATG GTTATACCTCTTACGCGGACTATTGGATTCACTTCTATGAAGACCCCGACTTCGAATCAAATCTAGACAAAGTATACAAAGCCATACTGCCGCTCTATCGTGAAATACACGGCTATGTTCGTTATCGCCTGCGCGCTTTTTATGGTGATGAAATAGTGCCGGAAAATGGCAACATACCCATGCATTTGTTGGGGAATATGTGGGGTCAACAATGGGATAATGCGCTGCCACTCTTCACGCCATACCCCGAGAAGCCATTTGTTGATGTGACCGGCGAATTGCAGCGTCAAAATTACACAGTGCGAAAACTCTTTGAGCTCGGTGATCAATTTTTCCAATCGCTCGGTATGCGTGCGCTACCAAAAAGCTTCTGGGACTTAAGTGTGCTGACACGCCCGGCCGATCGCGAAATAATTTGCCACGCCTCGGCCTGGGACCTGTATCAGGATAGTGATGTGCGCATTAAAATGTGCACCGAAGTCAATACCCACTACCTGTATGTGGTGCATCATGAACTCGGCCACATACAGTACTATTTGCAATATGAAAACCAACCGACCGTTTTTCGTGGAGCACCCAATCCCGGCTTCCACGAGGCTGTGGGTGACGTTATCGCACTTTCAGTGGCTACACCTAAGCATCTTAAAACGATTGGACTCTCGAATGTAGACCAATTGGATGAAGAGAGTCGTATAAATGAATTGTTTAAGAAT GCgcttaaaaaaatcgtattcctgCCTTTTGCCTACACAATGGACAAATATCGCTATGCCGTCTTCCGTGGTGAGGTTGAAGAATCCAAATGGAATTGTGCCTTCTGGCAAATGCGTTCTGAGTTCTCTGGTGTTGAGCCGCCGATTCGTCGCACAGACGACGACTTTGATCCACCAGCAAAATATCACATCGACGCCGACGTTGAATACTTGCGTTACTTTGCGGCgcacatatttcaatttcaatttcttaaGGCCATGTGCATTAAATCGGGACAGTATGTGAAAGGTGATCCCGAAAAAACATTGGACAATTGTGACATTTACAACAGCAAAGAAGCGGGCGCAGCTTTTGG CAAATTCCTCTCACTTGGCACTTCCACACACTGGAAGAAGACGCTCAAAGAGTTTACTGGCGAAACTGAAATGGATCCCTCTGCGCTCATGGAGTATTTTGAGCCACTCACCAAATGGTTGCAGGCAGAAAATCAACGCTTGAAAGTGCCAATCGGCTGGGGTGATACCGACA AATCGGCGATCTTCTACGGGCTAAGTTTGTATAAAAGTCAGTCAACTGTTACTCAGCGCTTTAGTTTGCGTGGCGCGCTCTTCATGCGCGTGAGTTCCTCTGCCTTAAGTTTGTGCAATTTGAAA ctcaaaattgaaattcaaaaatataatttactcAACATGAAACTTATTATCGTAGCGCTTTTGGCCACATTGGCg TTGCACAGCGTCCAGGCAAATCCAACAGATGAGATTAGCGCCGCTGAATACCTTACGAACCTCAACAAAGAGATAGCACGTCGCACAAACCTCGAGACAGAAGCCTCCTGGGCATACGCCTCCAACATTAATGCAGAGAATGAGCGCAAGAAGAACGAAATCTCCGCCGAGGTGGCCAAATTCCAGAAGCAAGTTGCACTtgatatacaaaaattcaattggcagACATTTAGGTCGGAAGATTTGCGCCGCCAATTCAGAATGCTCTCGAAATTGGGCTACTCAGCGCTCAGCGAGTCTGATTATGCGGAATACTTGGACGTGATGTCTACCATGGAGTCGAATTTCGCCAAAGTTCGTGTTTGTGATTTCAATAATGCCACCAAATGCGATCTCTCGCTTGATCCGGAAGTTGAAGACATCATTTCAAGCAGTCGCGATCCCGAGGAGTTGAAATACTATTGGCGTGAATTTTACGCAAAGGCCGGAACCGCTGTGCGCCCTTCCtttgaaaaatatgtgaaacTGAATACCAAGGCAGCCAAGTTGAATA ATTTCACCTCTGGCGCTGAATTGTGGCTGGATGAGTACGAAGACGACACCATTGAGAAGCAACTTGAGGACATTTTCGACGAATTGCGTCCACTCTATCAACAAGTGCATGGTTATGTGCGCTATCGTCTGCGTCAATTCTATGGCGATGAAATTGTATCTGAGAAGGGGCCCATCCCAATGCATCTGCTTGGCAATATGTGGGCTCAACAGTGGTCGAGCGTTGCTGATATTATCGCACCCTTTCCCGAGAAACCGCTTATTGATGTGACCAATGAGATGGTTGCACAAGGCTACACGCCGTTGAAGATGTTCCAGTTGGGTGATGATTTCTTCCAGTCGATGAACTTAACCAAGTTGCCACA AGATTTCTGGGATAAGAGTATTTTGGTGAAGCCAGACGATGGTCGCGACTTGATTTGCCATGCCAGCGCCTGGGACTTCTTTGTGGTGGATGATGTGCGCATCAAGCAATGTACGCGTGTGACGATGGACCAATTTTTCACGGTACACCACGAATTGGGCCACATTCAATACTTCCTGCAATACCAACATTTGCCCTTCCTCTACCGCAACGGCGCTAATCCTGGTTTCCATGAGGCAGTTGGAGATGTGCTCTCACTCTCGGTGTCCACACCCAAGCATTTGGAGCTTGTTGGTCTGTTGAAGAACTATAAACGCGACGAAGAGGCGCGCATCAATCAACTCTTCTTGGCT GCGTTGGATAAGATTGTTTTCCTGCCCTTCGCCTTCACCATGGATAAATACCGGTGGGCATTGTTCCGTGGTGAAGTGGACAAAAAGGAATGGAACTGCGCTTTCTGGAAGTTGCGTGAGGAGTACTCTGGCATTGAACCACCGGTCGTCCGCACTGAAAACGATTTTGATGCACCAGCTAAATATCACGTGTCCGCCGATGTGGAGTACCTAAG ATATTTGGTTTCGTTCATCATTCAATTCCAATTTTACAAATCTGCTTGTATCAAGGCTGGTCAGTACGATCCCTCTAACCCAGAACTGCCTTTGGACAACTGTGATATCTACGGCAGTTTTGAAGCGGGTCAAGCTTTCAA AAACATGCTTTCCTTGGGCGCCTCAAAACCATGGCCCGACGCATTGGAGGCCTTCAATGGTGAACGCACGATGAGCGGCAAAGCTATAGCAGAATACTTCGAACCACTCCGCGAGTGGCTGGAAGCAGAGAATAAGAAGAATAACGTACACATTGGCTGGTCGTCGTCGGACA AATGTGTT